One Oxalobacteraceae sp. CFBP 8761 genomic window, TCCGGCGCAGGAAATCGCACTGGCAGCCCTGACCGATAGCGCCTGGCAGCAGGCCACGCATGCCAATCTGCGCCAGTCCGGCGAGCGGATGACGCGCCTGTTGCTGGAATACGGCATCGCTACTACCGGCACGGCGCTGTTTCGCTGGTGGCCGCAGATACACCCCGAAGCATTCCACGCCCACATGGCGGCGCGCGGCATCTGGTGCCGGTTGTTCCGGGATGCCGGGCGCGGTATGCGCGTCGGCCTGCCGGCAGGCGAACCTGAATGGCACCGCTTTGAACAAGCACTTCATGAATGGAACCAACGATGAAAACAACGATGCTGACGGCTGCCCTGATGGCATGTCTGTCGATCACCTGTGCGCAAGCCGCGATCACTGTCAAGGACGATGGCGGCCAGAGCGTCACGGTCGCCAAGCCGGCGCTACGCATCATCTCGCTCGCGCCGAGCGTGACCGAGCTGCTGTTCGCGGCCGGTGGCGGCAGCCGCGTCATGGGCGCCGTCAACTACAGCGATTTTCCGGAAGCCGCCAAACGTATCCCGCGCATCGGGTCGAACCGCGAAATCGACATGGAACTCCTGATCTCGCTGAAGCCAGACCTGATCGTCGCCTGGCGCCACAACAGCTCTGACAGGCAGATCGAGATGGTGCGCCAGCTCGGCATCCCTGTGTTCCAGAGCGATGCGCAGACGCTCGACGCCATTCCCGACAGCGTCGAACGGCTTGGCCAGTTGATGGGGACCGATGCGACAGCCAAAACGGCGGCGGCCGCGCTGCGCACGCAGCTGGCCAGCCTGCGCAAGCAGTACGCAGGCCGTGCGCCGGTGCGCGTCTTTTACCAGGTGTGGGACAAGCCGCTGTACACGCTCAGCGGAAAACACATCCTGACCGATGCGATGCACCTGTGCGGCGGCGTGAACGTCTTCGACAAGCTGGCCGTGACAGCGCCCGTGGTCACGCTCGAGAGCGTGCTGCAGGAGAATCCCGAAGTGATCATCGCCACGGCCGAAAAGAACTACGGCGGCGTGCAGTTGTGGAAAACCTACGGCACCATGACGGCTGTGAGCCGCAATAACCTGTTCACGCTCGACGGCCATTTGCTCAATCGCGCGGGGCCGCGCATGATCCAGGGCACTGCCACCATGTGCGAGGCACTGGAGCAGGCACGCCAGCGGCGCCCGAAATGACGACATTCCCCTACCGGACCCTGATGGTGCAAGGGACGACATCGGACGCTGGCAAGACGACGGTGGTCGCGGCGCTGTGCCGGCTGTTGATGCAGCGCGGCGTGAAGGTCGCGCCGTTCAAGCCACAGAACATGGCGCTCAATAGCGCCGTAACGCGCGATGGCGGCGAGATCGGCCGCGCCCAGGCGCTGCAGGCCATCGCCGCCGGCATCGAACCTCACACCGACATGAATCCGGTGCTGCTCAAGCCATCGAGCGACACCGGTGCCCAGATCATCATCCATGGCCGCGTGCGCGCCGACATGAATGCGCGCGACTACCACCAGTACAAGCCGATCGCGATGGGCGCGGTGCTCGAATCGCATGCGCGCCTGCTGGCGCAGTACGAGGCGGTGATCGTCGAAGGCGCCGGCAGTCCGGCCGAAATCAATCTGCGCGACCGCGACATTGCGAATATGGGCTTCGCCGAAGCAGTCGATTGTCCGGTGATCCTGGTGGCCGACATCGATCGCGGGGGCGTGTTCGCGCACCTGGTCGGCACGTTATCGTGCCTGTCGCAGTCGGAGCGCGACCGCGTGATCGGGTTTGTCATCAACCGCTTCCGCGGCGACATCAAGCTGCTCGAACCGGGGCTGGATTGGCTCGAAGCGCAGACCGGCAAGCCGGTGCTGGCAGTGCTGCCCTATCTGCACGGGCTGTTCCTCGATGCCGAAGATGCCGTGCAGGCGGCGCAAACGAGCAAGGGCGCGTTTCGTGTAGTTGTGCCAAGTCTGCCGCGCATGAGCAATCACACCGATTTCGATGCGCTGCGAGCGCATCCGGATGTCGACCTGCGTTTCGTGCGCGAGGGCGAGGCAATTCCCGGCGCCGACCTGATCATCCTCCCGGGCAGCAAGAACACGCGCGGCGACCTGGCCTGGCTCGATACCCATGGGTGGCGTGAGCAGATTGCGCGCCACTTGCGTTACGGCGGCAAGGTGATGGGCGTGTGCGGCGGGTTCCAGATGTTGGGGCGGACGGTAGGCGACCCGCACGGCGTCGAAGGAATACCGGGCGTGTCGAATGGACTCGGGCTGCTCGATATCGATACCGAGCTGACGCGTGACAAGCAGCTGACGCGGGTGGAAGGACTCTGTGCGTTCATGCCGGGCGATGCGTCGGGTCGCGTCAGCGGGTACGAAATCCATATGGGCATATCGAGCGGTGCGGCGATGACGCGGCCTGTATTTGCCATCGATGGGCGCGGTGAAGGCGCGATGTCGGCAGATGGACAAATCATGGGGACGTATCTGCATGGCCTGTTCGATCATCCGGATGCCTGCAGCGCGTTACTGCGCTGGGCGGGCTCGGGCAGCGAGCAGGTGGTCGATACTGCGCAGCTGCGTGAAGCCAGTCTGGATCGTATTGCGGCGTCAGTAGAAGGATTGCTGGACAGGTTGATTGGCTTGCAGGATCGTGCATAAGCAGGCCCGATTCGCCTGGATGCGAAAAAGCCCGCCGATGTGAATCAGCGGGCTTTTTTGTGCAGATGGGTAGTCATATATTGAGCCAGCTAAATACAGCAACCAAAGCGAAAAGCCCCACTCAGATCACTGAGTAGGGCTTTTCTATATAACTAGCCTGACGATAACCTACTTTCACAC contains:
- a CDS encoding cobyric acid synthase: MTTFPYRTLMVQGTTSDAGKTTVVAALCRLLMQRGVKVAPFKPQNMALNSAVTRDGGEIGRAQALQAIAAGIEPHTDMNPVLLKPSSDTGAQIIIHGRVRADMNARDYHQYKPIAMGAVLESHARLLAQYEAVIVEGAGSPAEINLRDRDIANMGFAEAVDCPVILVADIDRGGVFAHLVGTLSCLSQSERDRVIGFVINRFRGDIKLLEPGLDWLEAQTGKPVLAVLPYLHGLFLDAEDAVQAAQTSKGAFRVVVPSLPRMSNHTDFDALRAHPDVDLRFVREGEAIPGADLIILPGSKNTRGDLAWLDTHGWREQIARHLRYGGKVMGVCGGFQMLGRTVGDPHGVEGIPGVSNGLGLLDIDTELTRDKQLTRVEGLCAFMPGDASGRVSGYEIHMGISSGAAMTRPVFAIDGRGEGAMSADGQIMGTYLHGLFDHPDACSALLRWAGSGSEQVVDTAQLREASLDRIAASVEGLLDRLIGLQDRA
- a CDS encoding cobalamin-binding protein, producing the protein MKTTMLTAALMACLSITCAQAAITVKDDGGQSVTVAKPALRIISLAPSVTELLFAAGGGSRVMGAVNYSDFPEAAKRIPRIGSNREIDMELLISLKPDLIVAWRHNSSDRQIEMVRQLGIPVFQSDAQTLDAIPDSVERLGQLMGTDATAKTAAAALRTQLASLRKQYAGRAPVRVFYQVWDKPLYTLSGKHILTDAMHLCGGVNVFDKLAVTAPVVTLESVLQENPEVIIATAEKNYGGVQLWKTYGTMTAVSRNNLFTLDGHLLNRAGPRMIQGTATMCEALEQARQRRPK